The Phycisphaeraceae bacterium genome has a window encoding:
- a CDS encoding M3 family oligoendopeptidase, which produces MTVATAASPFVPADLNAADWTAIEPLYRALLNRTLRCDGCLRQLLLDRSELDSAVSEAQANLYIQMTCHTDDENRRAAYLHFVEHVDPKVKQVSFELDRKIVSSPHVAKLDPAAYGVLLRDLKADVELFREENIPLQTEETKLDQQYDQICGAMTVTFRGEEKTLPQMGRFLEETDRATREEAWRGVAERRFADHERISGIFDRLVTLRHQMARNAGFENYRDYAFKRKHRFDYTPAHCEQFHQAAEECCVPLLRKLNAQRRRELSIDTLRPWDLSVDIKGRGPLKPFDGAADLIEKTAGLFHRMDGRLGELFDQLRGPGMLDLESRKGKAPGGYQYQRDRSRKPFIFMNAAGLQRDVETMVHEAGHAFHALLSQHQPLLAYRHAPLEFCEVASMSMELTAHPFLGEFYGSEGDAHRARRRHLEQLATLLPWIATIDAFQHWIYTHPGHSREDRTKQWLLLQERFGPADDWSGLEQYRAVGWQRQGHLFGAPFYYIEYGIAQLGALQLWSQYRRDPRTAIEHYTQALALGGSRPLPDLFNAAGLAFDFGPAMMKALMEEVQGELDRLPV; this is translated from the coding sequence ATGACTGTCGCGACAGCCGCATCGCCGTTTGTTCCCGCCGATCTCAACGCCGCCGACTGGACGGCCATCGAGCCGCTCTACCGAGCCCTGCTCAATCGCACGCTGCGATGCGACGGCTGTCTCCGCCAGCTCCTGCTCGACCGCAGCGAACTCGACAGCGCCGTCAGCGAGGCCCAGGCCAACCTGTACATCCAGATGACCTGCCACACGGATGATGAGAACCGCCGAGCGGCCTACCTGCACTTCGTCGAACACGTGGACCCCAAGGTCAAGCAGGTCTCCTTCGAGCTGGACCGCAAGATCGTCTCCTCCCCCCACGTGGCGAAACTCGACCCCGCCGCCTACGGCGTCCTCCTGCGCGACCTCAAGGCCGATGTCGAACTCTTCCGCGAGGAGAACATCCCACTCCAGACCGAGGAGACCAAACTCGACCAGCAGTACGACCAGATCTGCGGCGCGATGACCGTCACCTTCCGCGGCGAGGAGAAGACCCTGCCGCAGATGGGCCGGTTCCTCGAAGAAACCGACCGCGCCACCCGCGAGGAGGCGTGGCGCGGCGTGGCCGAACGCCGCTTCGCCGACCACGAACGAATCAGCGGCATCTTCGACCGGCTGGTCACCCTGCGCCACCAGATGGCCCGCAACGCCGGCTTTGAGAACTACCGCGACTACGCCTTCAAGCGCAAGCACCGCTTCGACTACACGCCCGCCCACTGCGAGCAGTTCCACCAGGCGGCGGAGGAATGCTGCGTGCCCCTGCTGCGGAAACTCAACGCCCAGCGCCGCAGGGAACTGAGCATCGACACGCTGCGCCCCTGGGACCTGTCCGTGGACATCAAGGGCCGCGGGCCGCTCAAACCCTTCGATGGGGCGGCGGACCTCATCGAAAAAACCGCCGGGCTGTTCCACCGCATGGACGGCCGGCTGGGCGAGTTGTTCGATCAACTCCGGGGGCCGGGAATGCTCGACCTGGAATCCCGCAAGGGCAAGGCGCCCGGCGGCTACCAGTACCAGCGCGACCGCTCCCGCAAGCCCTTCATCTTCATGAACGCCGCCGGGCTGCAGCGCGATGTCGAAACGATGGTGCACGAGGCGGGACACGCCTTCCACGCCCTGCTCAGCCAGCACCAGCCGCTGCTGGCGTATCGCCACGCCCCGCTGGAGTTCTGCGAGGTGGCCTCGATGAGCATGGAGCTCACCGCCCACCCGTTCCTGGGAGAGTTCTACGGGAGTGAGGGAGACGCCCATCGCGCCCGCCGCCGCCACCTGGAGCAGCTCGCCACGCTCCTGCCGTGGATCGCGACGATCGATGCGTTCCAGCACTGGATCTACACCCACCCCGGCCACTCGCGCGAGGACCGCACGAAACAGTGGCTGCTCCTCCAGGAACGCTTCGGCCCGGCGGATGACTGGTCCGGGCTGGAGCAGTACCGCGCGGTGGGCTGGCAGCGGCAGGGCCACCTCTTCGGCGCGCCGTTCTACTACATCGAGTACGGCATCGCCCAGCTCGGCGCGCTGCAGCTCTGGTCGCAGTACCGCCGCGACCCCCGCACCGCCATCGAACACTACACCCAGGCCCTCGCCCTCGGCGGCTCACGACCGCTGCCCGACCTCTTCAACGCGGCGGGGCTGGCTTTCGACTTCGGCCCGGCGATGATGAAGGCGCTGATGGAGGAAGTGCAGGGCGAGCTGGACCGGCTGCCGGTGTAG
- the ispE gene encoding 4-(cytidine 5'-diphospho)-2-C-methyl-D-erythritol kinase: protein MPDVLTISSPGKLNLALAVGPPDEDGMHPICSWMATVDLADELTVTRLPEDRLSRYAILWHRQARRRSDINWPITRDLAVRAHLALENLLDRRLPVQMRLEKRIPVGGGMGGGSSNAAAMLHAVNQLFELNLPPGELARIGGGLGSDVPFFVRGGHAIVEGLGDVIDPLPPRPPLHAVAAFPDFACPTGRVYGAFDETPAPPLRSQAVRALATAPRLDPAAPFNDLAAAAMRVAPGLRPLLDAVGALAERPAHVTGSGSTVFVLCDDALHAEALAAAIEQRLELPAVPVRTL, encoded by the coding sequence GTGCCCGACGTGCTCACCATTTCATCGCCCGGCAAGCTCAACCTCGCCCTCGCCGTCGGTCCGCCCGACGAGGACGGCATGCACCCCATCTGCTCGTGGATGGCCACCGTCGATCTGGCCGACGAACTCACCGTCACGCGGCTGCCGGAGGATCGGCTCTCCCGCTACGCCATTCTGTGGCACAGGCAGGCCAGGCGGCGAAGCGACATCAACTGGCCCATCACGCGCGACCTGGCGGTGCGCGCCCACCTGGCGCTGGAGAACCTCCTGGATCGCCGTCTGCCCGTGCAGATGCGCCTGGAGAAGCGGATTCCCGTCGGCGGCGGGATGGGCGGAGGATCATCCAACGCCGCCGCCATGCTCCACGCCGTCAACCAGCTGTTCGAACTGAACCTGCCGCCGGGCGAGCTGGCACGGATCGGCGGCGGGCTTGGCTCCGACGTGCCTTTCTTCGTGCGCGGCGGACACGCCATCGTCGAAGGGCTGGGCGACGTGATCGACCCGCTCCCGCCGCGCCCGCCGCTCCACGCGGTGGCGGCGTTTCCCGACTTCGCCTGTCCCACGGGCCGCGTGTACGGCGCGTTTGATGAGACTCCCGCGCCGCCCCTGCGGTCGCAGGCGGTGCGGGCGCTGGCGACGGCGCCCCGGCTCGACCCCGCGGCGCCATTCAACGACCTGGCCGCCGCCGCGATGCGCGTGGCCCCGGGACTGCGCCCGCTGCTCGACGCCGTCGGCGCCCTCGCCGAGCGACCGGCCCACGTCACCGGCAGCGGTTCCACCGTCTTCGTGCTCTGTGACGACGCCCTGCACGCCGAAGCCCTCGCCGCGGCGATCGAGCAGCGGCTCGAACTGCCCGCCGTCCCCGTGCGCACGCTGTGA
- a CDS encoding PilZ domain-containing protein: protein MHEEVKTVNIRDRRRHPRVDARQFGKIYEPRCGRYFPCTTCNISEGGAFIEIARPLPLAPGDRLLVGLAAGDRPAILRSKELFPVEVLRSVVTTDHRQGIAVRFIEAKETPVDAALRLAA, encoded by the coding sequence ATGCACGAAGAAGTGAAGACCGTCAACATTCGCGACCGGCGGCGCCACCCGCGCGTCGATGCACGGCAGTTCGGCAAGATCTACGAACCCCGCTGCGGGCGGTACTTCCCCTGCACCACGTGCAACATCTCCGAGGGCGGCGCGTTCATCGAGATCGCGCGGCCCCTGCCTCTGGCGCCGGGGGACCGCCTGCTGGTGGGCCTGGCCGCGGGCGATCGACCCGCGATCCTGCGCTCCAAGGAGCTCTTCCCCGTCGAGGTGCTGCGCTCCGTGGTGACGACGGATCATCGTCAGGGCATCGCGGTGCGCTTCATCGAGGCGAAGGAGACGCCGGTGGACGCGGCGCTGCGACTGGCGGCGTGA